A genome region from Altererythrobacter aquiaggeris includes the following:
- a CDS encoding CHRD domain-containing protein, which yields MIRHIALAAAATVTLTGCETLEEAYTERTSSTYRAELSGANEVHAGDPDGSGSAEISVADELTRVCWDLNKLQNLGPITGAHVHRGAAGTDGPVVLVLQQATEGGWRGCSSDTSWVQKAFDEGLSNYYVNVHTVEYPKGAIRGQLQR from the coding sequence ATGATCCGACACATCGCCCTGGCCGCCGCCGCAACTGTTACCCTGACCGGCTGCGAGACGTTGGAAGAAGCATATACCGAACGGACTTCTTCGACCTACCGGGCTGAACTGTCAGGGGCCAACGAAGTCCATGCGGGTGATCCCGATGGCTCCGGATCGGCAGAAATTAGCGTGGCGGATGAATTGACCCGTGTCTGCTGGGATCTGAACAAATTGCAAAACCTTGGCCCGATCACCGGAGCGCACGTCCACCGCGGTGCTGCCGGGACGGACGGACCTGTCGTTCTGGTGTTGCAACAGGCTACCGAAGGCGGATGGCGCGGATGCAGCAGCGACACGTCATGGGTGCAAAAGGCGTTTGACGAAGGATTGTCCAATTATTACGTCAACGTTCACACCGTAGAATATCCCAAAGGCGCGATACGCGGACAATTGCAGCGATAA